The Amphiprion ocellaris isolate individual 3 ecotype Okinawa chromosome 6, ASM2253959v1, whole genome shotgun sequence genome contains a region encoding:
- the gda gene encoding guanine deaminase, whose amino-acid sequence MANPDKSSAAIAYVYRGTFVHSTQQTALQVQEDALLGVDTEGKIAFIGEGKKLEALSQVFQFSPSEVTQLTEHEFLMPGLVDTHIHACQYSYAGTALDLPLLQWLNTYTFPVESRFKDLEFARRVYTHVVKRTLTNGTTTACYFASIHTDATLLLGQIANDFGQRALVGKVCMDRNDSVKHYRESIQESHDETCRFIKEFLDKKYPLAKPVVTPRFALSCSRELLEQLGKIAKNNNLHIQSHISENKEEIQLVKELFPESESYTDVYHKYNLLTDKTVMAHGCHLSDKELAVFKETGASLSHCPNSNFSLCSGVLNVRNVLKHKVKLGLGTDVAGGYSSSMLDAVRRTLDASKILTIQDPKHETLSFEEVFRLATLGGSQALSLDDQTGNFEVGKDFDALRVNVAAPGGPIDLIHSEGPKTLLEKFLNLGDDRNIVEVFVAGKKVVPFTEPKAE is encoded by the exons ATGGCAAACCCTGACAAGAGCAGCGCCGCAATTGCGTACGTCTACAGGGGAACCTTTGTCCATTCGACCCAGCAAACGGCGCTGCAGGTCCAGGAAGATGCGCTCCTGGGAGTGGACACAGAGGGAAAG ATTGCCTTCATTGGCGAAGGCAAGAAGTTAGAAGCACTGTCCCAGGTCTTTCAATTCAGCCCATCTGAAGTCACACAACTCACAGAACA TGAGTTCCTCATGCCAGGACTGGTAGACACCCACATCCATGCGTGCCAGTACAGCTACGCCGGCACAGCCCTGGACCTGCCTTTGCTGCAGTGGCTTAATACCTACACCTTTCCTGTGGAGTCACGCTTCAAGGACTTGGAGTTTGCACGCAGAGTCTACACTCACGTAGTG AAAAGGACCCTGACAAATGGAACAACCACTGCATGTTACTTTGCTAGCATACATACAGACGCCACCCTGTTGTTGGGCCAGATTGCAA ATGATTTTGGACAGCGCGCCTTGGTGGGTAAGGTGTGCATGGACAGGAACGATTCTGTAAAACATTACAGAGAGAGCATTCAGGAATCCCATGATGAAACATGCCG GTTCATTAAAGAGTTCTTAGACAAGAAG taCCCTCTTGCGAAGCCGGTGGTGACTCCCCGTTTCGCTCTGTCATGCTCAAGAGAACTGCTAGAACAGCTGGGAAAAATTGCTAAGAATAACAACCTGCACATTCAG AGTCATATCAGTGAAAACAAGGAGGAGATCCAGCTTGTTAAGGAGCTGTTTCCAGAATCCGAGTCTTACACAGATGTCTATCACAAATACAATCTGCTCACTGACAAG ACAGTGATGGCCCATGGCTGCCAcctcagtgataaagagctggCTGTGTTCAAGGAGACAGGAGCCTCCTTGTCCCACTGTCCCAACTCCAACTTTTC GTTGTGCAGTGGAGTGTTAAATGTCCGCAATGTCCTGAAACACAAAGTGAAGCTTGGGCTGGGAACAG ACGTGGCGGGAGGCTATTCTTCCTCGATGCTTGATGCTGTGAGGCGAACTTTGGATGCATCCAAAATCTTGACCATCCAGGACCCAAAACACGAAACACTCAGCTTTGAGGAGGTGTTCAGACTGGCCACACTGGGAGGCAGCCAag CCTTGTCGCTGGATGACCAAACTGGGAACTTTGAAGTGGGCAAAGACTTTGATGCCCTGAGGGTGAATGTAGCGGCTCCCGGTGGACCCATCGACCTGATCCATAGCGAGGGACCAAAG ACTCTTTTGGAAAAGTTCTTGAACTTGG GTGATGATCGGAACATAGTGGAGGTGTTTGTAGCTGGAAAGAAGGTGGTGCCATTCACAGAGCCAAAGGCAGAGTAG
- the c6h9orf85 gene encoding uncharacterized protein C9orf85 homolog yields MSSQKGNVSRSRRQKHQNTTAYKNDKYGATVQVKRANAKIHDGLCQHCKDVLEWKVKYNKYKPLTQPKKCVKCSQKTVKDAYHIICKPCSLQLEICCKCGKKEDIVVPVNSHLDKSEQEEDEQSKRAHRRRKKDVDDLDSDDDFDDDFGDLDDEEDEDFDSNSGPQKTQSKPAELPDVSLINVKD; encoded by the exons aTGAGTTCTCAGAAAGGTAATGTTTCTCGATCGCGACGCCAGAAGCATCAAAACACGACTGCCTACAAAAACGACAAGTACGGAGCGACAGTACAAGTAAAG AGAGCAAATGCAAAGATCCACGATGGGCTTTGTCAACACTGTAAGGATGTTCTTGAGTGGAAAGTTAAGTACAACAAATACAAGCCGCTGACACAACCCAAAAAATG tgtcaAATGCTCTCAAAAGACAGTGAAAGATGCGTATCACATAATTTGTAAGCCCTGTTCTCTTCAGCTCGAGATCTGCTGCAAGTGTGGCAAGAAAGAGGACATTGTTGTTCC GGTAAACTCACATCTGGACAAGAGTGAGCAGGAAGAAGATGAACAGAGCAAGAGAGCTCATAGACGAAGGAAGAAAGACGTGGACGACTTGGACAGTGATGATGATTTTGACGATGACTTTGGTGACCTTGAcgatgaggaagatgaagacttTGACAGTAACTCAGGACCACAGAAGACTCAGAGCAAACCTGCTGAGCTCCCAGATGTGTCCCTAATTAATGTTAAAGATTAA
- the abhd17b gene encoding alpha/beta hydrolase domain-containing protein 17B, producing the protein MNHLSISELCCLFCCPPCPSKIASKLAFLPPEPTYSLMCDESGSRWTLHLSERADWQYSAREKDAIECFMTRTSRGNRIACMFVRCSPSARYTLLFSHGNAVDLGQMSSFYIGLGSRINCNVFSYDYSGYGASSGKPSEKNLYADVDAAWQALRSRYGIRPENVIVYGQSIGTVPSVDLASRYESAAVILHSPLTSGMRVAFPDTKKTYCFDAFPNIDKISKVTSPVLVIHGTEDEVIDFSHGLALYERCQRPVEPLWVEGAGHNDVELYGQYLERLKQFVAHELVNL; encoded by the exons ATGAACCACTTATCCATCAGTGAGCTATGCTGCCTCTTCTGCTGTCCACCGTGCCCCAGCAAGATCGCCTCTAAGCTGGCCTTCCTGCCCCCAGAGCCGACCTACAGCCTCATGTGTGATGAGAGTGGCAGCAGATGGACGCTGCATCTCTCCGAGCGCGCTGACTGGCAGTACTCAGCCCGGGAAAAAGATGCCATCGAGTGTTTCATGACACGCACGTCAAGAGGGAACCGCATTGCTTGCATGTTTGTCCGTTGCTCACCCAGTGCCCGGTACACTCTACTGTTCTCTCATGGCAATGCAGTGGACTTGGGGCAGATGAGCAGCTTCTACATCGGCCTGGGTTCACGAATCAACTGCAACGTCTTCTCGTACGACTACTCAGGTTACGGCGCCAGTTCTGGGAAACCTTCGGAGAAGAACCTTTATGCTGATGTAGATGCTGCTTGGCAGGCACTTCGGTCACG GTATGGCATCCGTCCAGAGAATGTGATCGTGTATGGTCAGAGCATTGGCACCGTGCCCTCTGTGGATCTGGCTTCTCGCTATGAGAGCGCTGCCGTCATCCTCCACTCCCCGCTCACCTCTGGCATGAGAGTGGCTTTCCCCGACACCAAGAAGACCTACTGCTTTGACGCCTTCCCAAA CATCGACAAGATTTCCAAGGTAACGTCACCGGTGCTTGTGATCCACGGTACGGAGGACGAGGTCATCGACTTCTCCCACGGCCTGGCTCTGTACGAACGCTGCCAGCGCCCCGTCGAGCCGCTCTGGGTGGAGGGTGCTGGACACAACGACGTGGAGCTCTATGGACAATACCTGGAGAGACTCAAACAGTTTGTGGCACATGAGCTGGTCAACTTGTAG